Proteins from a genomic interval of Diospyros lotus cultivar Yz01 chromosome 6, ASM1463336v1, whole genome shotgun sequence:
- the LOC127803732 gene encoding UDP-glycosyltransferase 83A1-like isoform X3, giving the protein MQSPHVLAIPYPAQGHVIPLLELMQCLARHGVKITFVNTEFNQERVANALSRKDDIGDHIHLISIPDGLEAGDDRNDVLKLMETISQFMPGKLVELIEKINESGDKITCIIADQVVGWALEIAEKMHIRRAAFWPAAATLLGLSISIPKLLDDGIIDDNGTPRKNQMVQLSPTMPAISTAHFPWACFEGLTAQKKIYELALRNNKAAEGLDWLVCNSIYELEPAVFELFPSILPLGPLLANNRLGNSGGYFWQEDSTCLEWLDQQEANSVIYIAFGSSTVLDQTQFQELARGLEQTNRPFLWVVRPNITEETDNAYPKGFKDRIATRGRMVCWAPQQKVLGHPSVACFLSHCGWNSTIEGISNGIPFLCWPYFVDQFLNQSYITDVWKVGLNLNQDESGIIKQAEIKEKVEQLLLDKGFKARAMDLKQVAAKNVKEGGRSRTNLNNFIEWVKA; this is encoded by the exons ATGCAGAGTCCTCACGTTTTGGCTATACCTTATCCAGCTCAAGGCCATGTGATTCCCTTGCTGGAGCTCATGCAATGCTTGGCCAGACATGGAGTCAAAATCACATTTGTGAACACTGAATTTAATCAGGAAAGAGTCGCGAATGCATTGTCGAGGAAAGACGATATAGGGGATCACATACATCTGATTTCAATCCCAGATGGGTTGGAGGCAGGGGATGATAGAAATGACGTGTTGAAGCTGATGGAAACAATCTCCCAATTCATGCCAGGGAAGCTGGTAGAGCTCATAGAAAAAATTAACGAATCCGGAGACAAGATTACGTGTATTATAGCCGACCAGGTTGTCGGATGGGCCCTGGAAATTGCAGAAAAGATGCATATCAGGCGAGCTGCCTTTTGGCCAGCAGCAGCTACTCTCCTGGGGCTGAGTATCAGCATACCAAAGCTGCTTGACGATGGGATAATTGACGATAACG GAACACCTAGGAAGAATCAGATGGTTCAGCTGTCGCCAACCATGCCTGCAATTAGCACAGCCCACTTTCCATGGGCATGCTTTGAGGGCTTGACCGcacagaaaaaaatttatgaacttGCCTTGAGAAATAACAAGGCTGCAGAAGGGCTAGACTGGCTGGTTTGCAATTCAATTTATGAACTGGAGCCTGCAGTATTTGAGTTATTTCCAAGTATCTTGCCTCTAGGTCCACTTTTGGCAAACAACCGGCTTGGAAATTCAGGAGGCTACTTCTGGCAAGAAGACTCAACTTGTTTGGAATGGCTTGATCAACAGGAAGCAAACTCTGTCATATATATTGCATTTGGGAGCTCCACAGTTTTGGACCAGACCCAGTTCCAAGAATTGGCCCGAGGACTTGAACAAACTAATAGGCCATTCCTATGGGTCGTGCGGCCAAATATAACTGAAGAGACAGATAATGCTTACCCTAAAGGGTTCAAAGACAGAATAGCCACTCGTGGGCGAATGGTGTGTTGGGCACCTCAGCAGAAGGTCCTAGGCCATCCTTCTGTTGCTTGCTTCTTGAGCCACTGCGGTTGGAATTCTACCATCGAAGGCATAAGCAATGGGATCCCTTTTCTATGCTGGCCTTACTTTGTTGACCAATTTCTAAACCAGAGCTACATTACTGATGTTTGGAAGGTGGGACTTAACTTAAATCAAGATGAAAGTGGGATCATCAAGCAGgcagaaattaaggaaaaggtGGAGCAACTGCTCCTCGACAAGGGTTTCAAAGCAAGGGCAATGGATCTGAAGCAAGTGGCTGCAAAAAACGTCAAAGAAGGTGGCCGCTCCCGCACTAATTTGAACAATTTCATTGAATGGGTAAAGGCATAG
- the LOC127803732 gene encoding UDP-glycosyltransferase 83A1-like isoform X2 yields the protein MQSPHVLAIPYPAQGHVIPLLELMQCLARHGVKITFVNTEFNQERVANALSRKDDIGDHIHLISIPDGLEAGDDRNDVLKLMETISQFMPGKLVELIEKINESGDKITCIIADQVVGWALEIAEKMHIRRAAFWPAAATLLGLSISIPKLLDDGIIDDNGTPRKNQMVQLSPTMPAISTAHFPWACIEGLTAQKKIYELFRRNNKAAEGLDWLVCNSIYELESAVFELFPSILPLGPLLANNRLGNSGGYFWQEDSTCLEWLDQQEANSVIYIAFGSSTVLDQTQFQELARGLEQTNRPFLWVVRPNITEETDNAYPKGFKDRIATRGRMVCWAPQQKVLGHPSVACFLSHCGWNSTIEGISNGIPFLCWPYFVDQFLNQSYITDVWKVGLNLNQDESGIIKQAEIKEKVEQLLLDKGFKARAMDLKQVAAKNVKEGGRSRTNLNNFIEWVKA from the exons ATGCAGAGTCCTCACGTTTTGGCTATACCTTATCCAGCTCAAGGCCATGTGATTCCCTTGCTGGAGCTCATGCAATGCTTGGCCAGACATGGAGTCAAAATCACATTTGTGAACACTGAATTTAATCAGGAAAGAGTCGCGAATGCATTGTCGAGGAAAGACGATATAGGGGATCACATACATCTGATTTCAATCCCAGATGGGTTGGAGGCAGGGGATGATAGAAATGACGTGTTGAAGCTGATGGAAACAATCTCCCAATTCATGCCAGGGAAGCTGGTAGAGCTCATAGAAAAAATTAACGAATCCGGAGACAAGATTACGTGTATTATAGCCGACCAGGTTGTCGGATGGGCCCTGGAAATTGCAGAAAAGATGCATATCAGGCGAGCTGCCTTTTGGCCAGCAGCAGCTACTCTCCTGGGGCTGAGTATCAGCATACCAAAGCTGCTTGACGATGGGATAATTGACGATAACG GAACACCTAGGAAGAATCAGATGGTTCAGCTGTCGCCAACCATGCCTGCAATTAGCACAGCCCACTTTCCATGGGCATGCATTGAGGGCTTGACCGcacagaaaaaaatttatgaactttTCCGGAGAAATAACAAGGCTGCAGAAGGGCTAGACTGGCTGGTTTGCAATTCAATTTATGAACTGGAGTCTGCAGTATTTGAGTTATTTCCAAGTATCTTGCCTCTAG GTCCACTTTTGGCAAACAACCGGCTTGGAAATTCAGGAGGCTACTTCTGGCAAGAAGACTCAACTTGTTTGGAATGGCTTGATCAACAGGAAGCAAACTCTGTCATATATATTGCATTTGGGAGCTCCACAGTTTTGGACCAGACCCAGTTCCAAGAATTGGCCCGAGGACTTGAACAAACTAATAGGCCATTCCTATGGGTCGTGCGGCCAAATATAACTGAAGAGACAGATAATGCTTACCCTAAAGGGTTCAAAGACAGAATAGCCACTCGTGGGCGAATGGTGTGTTGGGCACCTCAGCAGAAGGTCCTAGGCCATCCTTCTGTTGCTTGCTTCTTGAGCCACTGCGGTTGGAATTCTACCATCGAAGGCATAAGCAATGGGATCCCTTTTCTATGCTGGCCTTACTTTGTTGACCAATTTCTAAACCAGAGCTACATTACTGATGTTTGGAAGGTGGGACTTAACTTAAATCAAGATGAAAGTGGGATCATCAAGCAGgcagaaattaaggaaaaggtGGAGCAACTGCTCCTCGACAAGGGTTTCAAAGCAAGGGCAATGGATCTGAAGCAAGTGGCTGCAAAAAACGTCAAAGAAGGTGGCCGCTCCCGCACTAATTTGAACAATTTCATTGAATGGGTAAAGGCATAG
- the LOC127803732 gene encoding UDP-glycosyltransferase 83A1-like isoform X4: MQSPHVLAIPYPAQGHVIPLLELMQCLARHGVKITFVNTEFNQERVANALSRKDDIGDHIHLISIPDGLEAGDDRNDVLKLMETISQFMPGKLVELIEKINESGDKITCIIADQVVGWALEVAEKMHIRRAAFWPAAATLLGLSISIPKLLDDGIIDDNGTPRKNQMVQLSPTMPAISTAHFPWACFEGLTAQKKIYELALRNNKAAEGLDWLVCNSIYELEPAVFELFPSILPLGPLLANNRLGNSGGYFWQEDSTCLEWLDQQEANSVIYIAFGSSTVLDQTQFQELARGLEQTNRPFLWVVRPNITEETDNAYPKGFKDRIATRGRMVCWAPQQKVLGHPSVACFLSHCGWNSTIEGISNGIPFLCWPYFVDQFLNQSYITDVWKVGLNLNQDESGIIKQAEIKEKVEQLLLDKGFKARAMDLKQVAAKNVKEGGRSRTNLNNFIEWVKA, translated from the exons ATGCAGAGTCCTCACGTTTTGGCTATACCTTATCCAGCTCAAGGCCATGTGATTCCCTTGCTGGAGCTCATGCAATGCTTGGCCAGACATGGCGTCAAAATCACATTTGTGAACACTGAATTTAATCAGGAAAGAGTCGCGAATGCATTGTCGAGGAAAGACGATATAGGGGATCACATACATCTGATTTCAATCCCAGATGGGTTGGAGGCAGGGGATGATAGAAATGACGTGTTGAAGCTGATGGAAACAATCTCCCAATTCATGCCAGGGAAGCTGGTAGAGCTCATAGAAAAAATTAACGAATCCGGAGACAAGATTACTTGTATTATAGCCGACCAGGTTGTCGGATGGGCCCTGGAAGTTGCAGAAAAGATGCATATCAGGCGGGCTGCCTTTTGGCCAGCAGCAGCTACTCTCTTGGGGCTGAGTATCAGCATACCAAAGCTGCTTGACGATGGGATAATTGACGATAACG GAACACCTAGGAAGAATCAGATGGTTCAGCTGTCGCCAACCATGCCTGCAATTAGCACAGCCCACTTTCCATGGGCATGCTTTGAGGGCTTGACCGcacagaaaaaaatttatgaacttGCCTTGAGAAATAACAAGGCTGCAGAAGGGCTAGACTGGCTGGTTTGCAATTCAATTTATGAACTGGAGCCTGCAGTATTTGAGTTATTTCCAAGTATCTTGCCTCTAGGTCCACTTTTGGCAAACAACCGGCTTGGAAATTCAGGAGGCTACTTCTGGCAAGAAGACTCAACTTGTTTGGAATGGCTTGATCAACAGGAAGCAAACTCTGTCATATATATTGCATTTGGGAGCTCCACAGTTTTGGACCAGACCCAGTTCCAAGAATTGGCCCGAGGACTTGAACAAACTAATAGGCCATTCCTATGGGTCGTGCGGCCAAATATAACTGAAGAGACAGATAATGCTTACCCTAAAGGGTTCAAAGACAGAATAGCCACTCGTGGGCGAATGGTGTGTTGGGCACCTCAGCAGAAGGTCCTAGGCCATCCTTCTGTTGCTTGCTTCTTGAGCCACTGCGGTTGGAATTCTACCATCGAAGGCATAAGCAATGGGATCCCTTTTCTATGCTGGCCTTACTTTGTTGACCAATTTCTAAACCAGAGCTACATTACTGATGTTTGGAAGGTGGGACTTAACTTAAATCAAGATGAAAGTGGGATCATCAAGCAGgcagaaattaaggaaaaggtGGAGCAACTGCTCCTCGACAAGGGTTTCAAAGCAAGGGCAATGGATCTGAAGCAAGTGGCTGCAAAAAACGTCAAAGAAGGTGGCCGCTCCCGCACTAATTTGAACAATTTCATTGAATGGGTAAAGGCATAG
- the LOC127803732 gene encoding UDP-glycosyltransferase 83A1-like isoform X1 — MQSPHVLAIPYPAQGHVIPLLELMQCLARHGVKITFVNTEFNQERVANALSRKDDIGDHIHLISIPDGLEAGDDRNDVLKLMETISQFMPGKLVELIEKINESGDKITCIIADQVVGWALEIAEKMHIRRAAFWPAAATLLGLSISIPKLLDDGIIDDNGTPRKNQMVQLSPTMPAISTAHFPWACIEGLTAQKKIYELFRRNNKAAEGLDWLVCNSIYELESAVFELFPSILPLGPLLANNRLGNSGGYFWQEDSTCLEWFDQQEANSVIYIAFGSSTVLDQTQFQELARGLEQTNRPFLWVVRPNITEETDNAYPKGFKDRIATRGRMVCWAPQQKVLGHPSVACFLSHCGWNSTIEGISNGIPFLCWPYFVDQFLNQSYITDVWKVGLNLNQDESGIIKQAEIKEKVEQLLLDKGFKARAMDLKQVAAKNVKEGGRSRTNLNNFIEWVKA; from the exons ATGCAGAGTCCTCACGTTTTGGCTATACCTTATCCAGCTCAAGGCCATGTGATTCCCTTGCTGGAGCTCATGCAATGCTTGGCCAGACATGGAGTCAAAATCACATTTGTGAACACTGAATTTAATCAGGAAAGAGTCGCGAATGCATTGTCGAGGAAAGACGATATAGGGGATCACATACATCTGATTTCAATCCCAGATGGGTTGGAGGCAGGGGATGATAGAAATGACGTGTTGAAGCTGATGGAAACAATCTCCCAATTCATGCCAGGGAAGCTGGTAGAGCTCATAGAAAAAATTAACGAATCCGGAGACAAGATTACGTGTATTATAGCCGACCAGGTTGTCGGATGGGCCCTGGAAATTGCAGAAAAGATGCATATCAGGCGAGCTGCCTTTTGGCCAGCAGCAGCTACTCTCCTGGGGCTGAGTATCAGCATACCAAAGCTGCTTGACGATGGGATAATTGACGATAACG GAACACCTAGGAAGAATCAGATGGTTCAGCTGTCGCCAACCATGCCTGCAATTAGCACAGCCCACTTTCCATGGGCATGCATTGAGGGCTTGACCGcacagaaaaaaatttatgaactttTCCGGAGAAATAACAAGGCTGCAGAAGGGCTAGACTGGCTGGTTTGCAATTCAATTTATGAACTGGAGTCTGCAGTATTTGAGTTATTTCCAAGTATCTTGCCTCTAGGTCCACTTTTGGCAAACAACCGGCTTGGAAATTCAGGAGGCTACTTCTGGCAAGAAGACTCAActtgtttggaatggtttgatCAACAGGAAGCAAACTCTGTCATATATATTGCATTTGGGAGCTCCACAGTTTTGGACCAGACCCAGTTCCAAGAATTGGCCCGAGGACTTGAACAAACTAATAGGCCATTCCTATGGGTCGTGCGGCCAAATATAACTGAAGAGACAGATAATGCTTACCCTAAAGGGTTCAAAGACAGAATAGCCACTCGTGGGCGAATGGTGTGTTGGGCACCTCAGCAGAAGGTCCTAGGCCATCCTTCTGTTGCTTGCTTCTTGAGCCACTGCGGTTGGAATTCTACCATCGAAGGCATAAGCAATGGGATCCCTTTTCTATGCTGGCCTTACTTTGTTGACCAATTTCTAAACCAGAGCTACATTACTGATGTTTGGAAGGTGGGACTTAACTTAAATCAAGATGAAAGTGGGATCATCAAACAGgcagaaattaaggaaaaggtGGAGCAACTGCTCCTCGACAAGGGTTTCAAAGCAAGGGCAATGGATCTGAAGCAAGTGGCTGCAAAAAACGTCAAAGAAGGTGGCCGCTCCCGCACTAATTTGAACAATTTCATTGAATGGGTAAAGGCATAG